The following proteins come from a genomic window of Chionomys nivalis chromosome 9, mChiNiv1.1, whole genome shotgun sequence:
- the Inafm2 gene encoding putative transmembrane protein INAFM2, with protein sequence MKERDAAPAERGKPATYTGDKKAKMAAKTNKKWVRLATVFAYVLSVSLAAIVLAVYYSLIWQPVGAGTSGGAAGPPHSVSNATGPSGTSGAAAGSNTTRSSRSEAPRDAPPLQAERPAPPEPAADNPLVGPLEQPRGPDEDEEEAAAAPRSR encoded by the coding sequence ATGAAGGAGCGCGACGCGGCCCCGGCCGAGCGGGGCAAGCCGGCCACCTATACCGGGGACAAGAAGGCGAAGATGGCGGCCAAGACCAACAAGAAGTGGGTCCGGCTCGCCACGGTGTTTGCCTACGTGCTCTCCGTGTCGCTGGCCGCCATCGTACTGGCCGTCTACTACAGCCTCATCTGGCAGCCGGTGGGCGCCGGGACCTCGGGGGGAGCCGCCGGCCCGCCCCACAGCGTCTCCAACGCCACCGGCCCGTCTGGGACTTCGGGGGCGGCGGCGGGGTCCAACACCACCAGGTCGTCCCGCAGCGAGGCGCCACGCGACGCTCCCCCACTGCAGGCGGAGAGGCCAGCGCCCCCGGAACCCGCTGCGGACAACCCCCTAGTCGGGCCGCTCGAGCAGCCGCGGGGGCCGGACGAGGACGAAGAGGAAGCGGCCGCGGCGCCCCGGAGTCGTTGA